One Fundulus heteroclitus isolate FHET01 chromosome 1, MU-UCD_Fhet_4.1, whole genome shotgun sequence genomic window carries:
- the sdcbp2 gene encoding syntenin-2, protein MSLYPSLEDLKVDKVIKAQAQFAQSTAPMPAITEGTYQPQPVTAGMPGSSLYPNLEELGDYMGLALNGDEVQRNLALVPVADNQVALPSSSGVGGMVRPVTGTDVGIMRAEIRPGLREIILCKDQEGKVGLRLRAIDNGLFVQLVQANSPAALAGLRFGDQVLQINGQNCAGWSTDKAHKALKAAAETRIEMVVRDRPFQRTITMHKDSSGHVGFIYKSGKITSLVKDGSAARNGLLTDHYICEINGQNVIGLKDSQIKDILNTSPTTMTITIMPKFVYEHMIKRMSTALLRSAMDHSVPEV, encoded by the exons ATGTCTCTGTATCCATCCCTGGAAGACCTCAAGGTTGACAAGGTCATCAAG GCTCAGGCCCAGTTTGCACAGAGCACCGCCCCCATGCCGGCCATCACTGAGGGAACCTACCAGCCTCAGCCTGTGACTGCTGGGATGCCAGGATCCA GTTTGTACCCTAATCTGGAGGAGCTCGGAGATTACATGGGCCTGGCCCTCAACGGCGATGAAGTCCAGAGGAACCTGGCTCTTGTGCCTGTGGCCGACAAT CAAGTGGCCCTACCCTCCAGCTCAGGTGTCGGGGGAATGGTCCGCCCCGTGACGGGGACGGACGTGGGCATCATGAGGGCGGAGATCCGTCCGGGGCTTCGGGAGATCATCCTCTGTAAGGACCAGGAAGGGAAGGTCGGGCTCCGGCTGAGGGCCATCGACAAC GGCCTGTTTGTCCAGCTGGTGCAGGCCAACTCCCCCGCCGCCCTGGCTGGGCTGCGCTTCGGGGACCAGGTCCTTCAGATCAATGGACAGAACTGTGCTGGGTGGAGCACAGACAAGGCCCACAAGGCTTTGAAAGCGGCGGCAGAAACCCGCATCGAGATGGTGGTCAGGGACAG GCCCTTCCAGCGCACCATCACCATGCACAAAGACAGCTCAGGACACGTGGGCTTCATCTACAAGTCTGGAAAAATCACCTCGCTGGTCAAAGATGGCTCCGCTGCTCGCAACGGCCTGCTGACCGATCATTACATCTGTGAAATAAACGGACAGAATGTCATCGGACTCAAG GACTCTCAGATTAAAGACATCCTGAACACTTCCCCCACCACCATGACCATCACCATCATGCCCAAGTTCGTCTATGAACACATGATAAAGAG GATGTCCACAGCTCTGCTGCGCTCAGCCATGGATCACTCTGTCCCTGAGGTGTGA